The sequence GTTGTCAGGCCTAGGATCTCTGAGAGCCTTGGATTTTAACAGAAATAAATCGTAGCCCTCTACaggtatgtgacagttgtgtaccttgatctctttgtgggactcctaacaattgGAGCAGGgtctgtccctaatgctttggctggctcttgggaacctattcctcatcctgggtcactttgcccagcctgaatacacgGGGAAATGCTTAGTCTTAccacaacttgatgtgccatgctttgttgacacccatgggacgcctgcctttttctgaacagaaacagtaGATTTGGGGAGAGAGGGGGCTTCGATTGGGatgtgaaattaattaattaatttttagaaaagaaataaattgtgATTAAAGTTAaacagggcaggaggagggaagagagggggatctgtgattggtatgtaaaatgaattaaaaaattattaataaagaaaaaaagttaaacagGGAAGTCAGGCattacatacctttaatcccagcactcaggaggcagaaacaggtggatctctttgcattcaaggtcagcctggtctacagagtaagctccaggacaaCTGGAGCTATATGAGATTCTGTctaaaaagtaataaatgaacaaataacaacaaaaaccgaATGGAGAAGGTCCAGGAGTGACGCCTGGGGAGAGTCTTCGAGAACATCAGCCTTTAGGTCCCCGTTGGGATCCAACAGGAATAGAGCTTGTTTtcacttcttctctctctccagttacCTGTTTCAAATAAGAAATGTATTGGGTTGGTTTCAGAGAGTAGATTTTGGGATGCAGGATTACACTGTTCTTTGTCCTTGGCGATGACTGACTCAGTTCTTAGTGATTATCTCATAGTTGTTAAATTTTGTAAGCCTGTGAGGGTGTACACTCAGAAACCACGCTTATGGTCTTAGCTGCGGTCAGGCCTCCTCGTGTCCTGCTCCATGTTAGGTAGTTGAGGAAGGGAAAGACTCACAGGCCACTAGGAGACACTGCTCAGGGTCTTCTTGCTCAGGGTGCTCAGGGTGACCATTCCCTAAGCATGGAAAAGTATGTTCTGAGTTACTCAAGGGtgtcacctttacccactggatGGTTGAGATCGAGTCTCTGGCCAGAATCACCCAGAGCATGCCCAAGTGTTGGAGATGGCCCCTGAGACCCAAAATACCCAAAGCTATGAGATAGTTTTGAACCGTGATCATTGCAGGAATTATTACACAATTCTGgggatatttttttcttacctTTGGCTTTGCTGATTTTCTTACAATATTAATGCTGATCTGTTTCCAAGTTTACCATACTGTACTCACTACTTTGATACTTCCGTGAGTGTGGCTTAGTCACAGTCCGTCCAGACAGTGAGATAAAGCAATGTGGCCACTTTCACTCAGATTACCCACTGCCATGGGGCCCTTCGGTGTGTGGAAGGCTTTTGGAACTTTGCGATatgaatgaattttattttggtttttttgttttgtttgttttttgtttttttgggggttttttttgttttttttttgtaattaaaccTTAATTCCCAGAGACTGTGGacaacaagaaaaattaaaaaggagagcAAGGCagagtggcacatacctgtaatcccagggcttggaggcaggaggatggtgggtttgaggctaacctagattacataacaagaccctgtctcaaaagaaagaaggggcctggagagatgactgatcagtgaagaatgcttgctgctcgtacagaggaccagagttgggttCTCAGCACGCACATCAGCCAGATGGCTCACAgccacatctgtaactccagcttcagtagCTCTGACACCCCTTCTATGCtctgtacacataattaaaagtaaaaaattttactgttttatttaaaaagggagagctggagaaatggctcagcagttatgaacatttgctgcttttccagaggacctgagctgagttcttagcacccacattgggcagctcacatcAGCCAGTAATTCCCGCTCCAGAGAAttggatgtcctcttctggcccacaggaacctgcgcgcgcgcgcgcgcgcacacacacacacacacacacacacacacacacacacacacacacacacacacacacacaaaatatttggaactGAAGAGttggcccagcggttaagagcacttgttgcaaaggacccgagtttgattcccagccacacatggaggcttaccaACTCTTCAAGCACCAGcgtgtgtgtggtgcacagacacacatgcaggcaaaacacttgtacacataaaatagtaaaaataaaattaagtcgtcttttttttttttttttttttttttttttggttttttgagacagggtttctctgcgtagctttgcgcctttcctggagctcacttggtagcccaggctggcctcgaactcacagagatccgcctggctctgcctcccgagtgctgggattaaaggcgtgcaccaccaccgcccagccgtctttttcttttttaaaagaagaaaagcagaagaggaggCTGGTGTACATATTCAGGCAGTGATGTTAGCAGCCACCATCTACTGAGAGTCAGGAAGTGTGTTCCAGAAGACCTGTGTCatccctctcctgtcccttctcctcccttctgcaGGTCCACATGAAGGATGTCATGTCAGCACTGTGGGTTTCGGGGCTGGACTCCAGCTACCTGCGGGAGCAGATGCTGAACGAGCCCTTGGTACGAGAGATCGTCAAAGAGTGCAGCAACATCCCTCTGAGCCAGCCGCAGCAGGGGGAGGCCATGCTCGCCAGCTTCAAGCCCAGAGGCTACTCAGAGTGCATAGTGACCattggaggggaggagagagtgtgagtgtggaggGCCTTGGGAGAGGGGTGTGTTTTGAAGTGTTTAACCATCTGTAGACTACTGACTTCGACAGTGGATGTTATGAGCAGAACTGTAAAACATCAATTATGTATTATTTCCTTAGTTCACGGAAACCCACGGCCGCCATGCGATGTATGTGCCCTCTCTACGACCCTAATCGGCAGCTGTGGATTGAACTGGCTCCTCTGAGCATGCCAAGAATTAACCATGGCGTTCTTTCAGCAGGTGTGGTATGCGCTGACCAAGTCACATGTCATCTCAGGGTTATGCAGATAACACAGATGTGATTTTGCCTGGTGTGgtaccacacgcctttaatcccagaacttgggaagcagaggcagaaggatctctgtgagtttgagaccagcctggtctacataataaatttAGGTCAGTTAGGGATATGTAGTTGCATActgtccctgccccccaaaaaaagatggGGGTATGGCTCAGATATTggtcagtcagtagagcatgagactcttaatctcagggtcgtgggttcgtgccccacattgggtgccagatgttggtgaaattattatggccactccacgtagttaaaaggatatttatttaatggtgtaactcacaaattaagtgataggtaggtcgcagggtctagAAAAaatgtatcacagtccagcggtgttctctggagctctgctcagtccacctccacagctcagggtcccggcacagagagagcgcacagagagagcgctggcccatccagctctcgggtctccaggcacctcccctggccccgcatcgtaggcgtgacagttgccagagtctcaatgggggttggaacttccagatccaagctgaaatgactacccactacactcaGATGGCAGAGTGCCCTGGGTCTGGGCTCCATCACCACCTGATATGGTGGCATATGAGTTCCAGGGACCAGATTCAGGTTGTCAACCTTTGCAGCAAGCTCTTTTACCTGCTAAGGCATTTCgcctgctctttttcttcttcatctgttTTGTCTCCCCATGTTGCCTCTGCTCTTAGAAGTCTCGTCAGGCACGTCAGACCTTTCccctctgttctctgcttctggcTTTGTCTCTCTGTGGCAGAGTTAATGACTGCTTTTGGTTTATCTTCAGTGACTTTTTGGCTCTGAGAATCTACTATTGCGTCCATGGGATGTTTTGATTTCTGCTTCTCTGGGAATCTTTGTTCGGTGTGAGGTCATTTAGTAGTTGTGTGTTTTCGGGGTTGTTCGGTGTGAGGTCATTTAGTAGTTGTGTGTTTTCAGGGTGGTGGCAGGTGTTGCTGCTTTGACTTCTCTGGTTGTCCAGTACTTCAGGTCTTTGCAGCAATGTTGGCTTTTGCTCCTGAACTCCATGAGAGCACGTTTCTTGATGTGCCTGAGAGGCTGTGCTGGATGCTCCTATTTGTAGGAATAATGAATGCCTTGCAACATGACAGGTAGTCTGGAGCTTGGATGAAGGTGCTCTTTTTCTTCAGTAGAGGTTTTACAGGTGTTTCTGATAGTCACAGGAAAATACTCTTGTTCCAAAAGTGAGTTCAAGCTTGGAATTTCCTAGACAAGCAGGAGGTTTAAGTCAGTTAAGCTGGCCACAGTgggaaaaggcacttgctaccacaccgaggacctgagttcgttccctgggactcacaagttgttctctgaccttcatatgtgATCCatgacatgtgcacatacacatatacacatacacacacacttgaaatttttttaattttaattttttgagaatgcCATACATATgccatacatataaatataatggTACATTCCTgtctttccctctgctctctaCAACTCTTCCATGTCCCACTATGACCCCATCTCAAATGAATGACCTCTtctgtaagtatatatatatatatatatacaaaatctcCTGAGTCAGTTAGTGTTGTCAATATGTACATGTGTCTAGGGTTGACCATTTAGGATTGGGAAACCTCtcaggggctcatccctggagaaaacgGATTCTCCCTCAGTAGTCATTGACTGCCTCTAGTGCGTCATCTAGAAGCATGTGGAGCCTTACGAAATGTTTCCCATCTATGCTGGCGGGCGTGAGGACTGCTGtggtcttgttcaggcaaccaGATTGACAGTTCActggtgcagcttccctgtcctgTCTAAAAGACACTGCCTTGCAGCAGCTGTCCTAGCCACCTGTCccctacagtctttccaccctctcttccatgatgtcccCCGAGCCTTAGATGCAGGGCTTGTGTTGTAGATGCCCCAGTTAGGGCAGGGCACCCCTCGATCATCTCCTTCCTGCGTTTTGGCCAGTTGTGCTCTCTGCACTAGCCTCTGTCTGCCACAGACAGCAGCAGCTTTGGGGAGGGAGAGCCGCACTTACCGAGAGAGTGTGCATCGtgtcaaatgtaattttaaaaagcaagtgagTACCGGTTCCAGCTGGCCCACTTACttattctttccctcccccatTTTTACAATGTTGGGAATACAACTCCAGACCTTGTCTGTGCTGGCCATGTACTCCATTACTGAGCTTTCCTCCGCCACTACCCGAGTAGCAGGCTCAACAGTGAGTCTTGTGTTCTGTTTTGAATGTCAAGTGCCCTGTGCCGAGTATCCCTGTGATCCTGAGAATAGATGTGGACTGGAGGCCTTATGCTGCTTGAGACTCACAGAGCTAGGGAATAATGTAATGGACTGAGGTGGCCCTGAGCTGCCTGTGACGAAAGAGGGGCATCACCTTTCTTCTCCTCATGTAGGGTGAGAATCACCTCAAAGACTGTTGACTGAAGTAGAATGGCCAGAGTGACTGATAAGTTTGGATCTGTCACCGAGAAACAAGAAGACTGTCGGGGTTGAGGAGGGAGCTCTGAGTGCGCCATAGCACATGCTGAAGGTGTCCtgtttgtccttgtgctttttttcagaagggtttttgtttgtgttgggGGGCCAAGATGAAAATAAGCAGACGCTGAGCTCGGGAGAGAAGTATGACCCAGACGCCAACACATGGACTGCTCTTCCTCCCATGAATGAGGTACGGTGCAGCTGGCCTCCGTggtgtgtttcttttctccttggcACTTTTATTGGTGTGGGTCTAGTGTAGGGAAAGAAGAGGCAGCCTGGCCTGCGCCTGCCTGGAGCCCTGCTTCCCCTaatctccctctcctgcctcccccccccccccccccccccccccgcctccttctggcctcctgcATAGCACCACCTCCCTTACTGTTGCCCactgccttcctttctttatggTGTTCCCCACCTCTGCACACGCTGGTTTTTCATGTTCCTACAGAGACTCCACAAGCCAGGGATTGTTTCGGTTCTGTTTGGGCTGCGGGTGAATGATAAGCACCTCATACTTCTGGAATTCCTGATAATCTGGCATGCCCCGTCCTCCATGCTGCCCATCCTGGCCACAGATAGTCTACACTACCTGGCTTTTGTTGTCTCTCACAGTCTCCTGCCTGCCCATAACTGCACAGAATCAATGCCACTGAGTCAGTTGTCTTGGGAGGTAGGCGTTCTTCTGAGTTCTGTAGGTTAAGCTCAGCATCTCTGCTGATGGGCCTGCATCTTTTGTCCCTGGTCCTGAGCAGTGACTGATctgtctgtggtgctgaggaAGCCACACATAATGAGGAGGTGTTCCAAGGAAAAACAGTATAAAGAAGGCTCCTCTTTGCTGGAATGCTGGAATAAAACAATGTCTGTGACATTTAGTACATGTGGAATATCCACTTTCTCCTACAAAGGTTTGTGATGTCTTTCCAGGCAAGACACAACTTTGGGATCGTGGAGATAGATGGGATGCTGTACATTCTCGGAGGGGAGGATGGTGACCGGGAGTTGATTTCCATGGAGTGTTACGATATTTATTCAAAAACCTGGACGAAGCAACCCGACTTGACCATGGTTAGAAAGGTGagtgcagggggctggagagatggctcagaggttaagagcaccaactgctcttccagaggtcctgagttcaattcccagcacccacatggtggctcacaaccatctgtaatgagacctggtgccctcttctgtgtacataataaataaataaatctttaaaaaaaaaaaaagaaagaaagaaagaaaggtgagtGCAACATCTGCTGCATCTGGCTTCTTTCCAAGCTGACTTCAAAGTCAGTGTCTCTTACTGGGCTCGGTTGTTgcagtgggaaggaaggaaggattggtCGCCCCTGGGGCCTCACATAGTGCTCCCCAGCACAGCTCTTCATTTCCTAAGCCTGCCTTTGAAAAATGCTGGGAGGGTCAGGCTCTAGGATGCTGGCTCTCTCTGTTGGCAGCTCGACTTCACGTCAGCAGTCACATCACAGGAGAGAGCCTGTGCGAGTGTCCGTCTGCCTCCGAGCAGCAGGGCTGTGTTGCAGGGTCTGTAGAAGATACTTGGTGGCTAGCCTGATCTCTCCCATTGCCGTGGCTGCCTCCTGCGAGCCTCTCTCACTTAGTCTCAGGTTACAGGCAGAGCTGTCCATCAGTCCATCTGGCTGTGACTCTGGTTCATGTCATGGATATCCTGTCTTCTCTTACTGTGCACCCATCCAACTAGACAATTGTGACAGCAGTTGAGCAGCTTATTGGTCCAAAACTCTTATTTCTCGGGAGCTCAGATACTGATTAAGGGAGATAAGTTCTGGAAACTCCCTTCACTCCCCCGTCTCACCCAGTGTGGTACAAAACCCACAGCTTGTGCATACCAAGCTAGTGCTGGGCCACTGTCTACATCCCCGGTGTTTAAAAGCTCTTGTGAAAAGTTAGATTATGGGGACATCACGAGGTAAACgtggggctcagtgggtaaggtgctcgctgccaagcttgatgactgGAGTACTGGTGCCAGAATctacatggtggaagcagagagccaTCAAAAAGATATTGTATAGGATTATGGGCTGGGGTCCAGTGTGATGGCAGAACACTGGCCTGCCATGTTCAAGGGTCTGGGCTCCATGCCCAGCATGGCCCcacaagaagtaaagaaagtatAGTTATGGCTTCTTTGCCAAAGATGGAAGAAGACTCCTTTTCTGGGGATTTCTAGTACGTATCAccagttctttccatctctgaaGCCCTGGGGGGTCATGAGAGGGGACGTCATTGTTTGGCTGTGAGGAGTCGGAACTTGTCCTACATGTGACTGCTCTCTGGTCACTTGCTCTCTGTTCATCCAGTTCTGATGACAAATGGTACCTCTCCccaccactgttttttttttttttcctttcagattgGCTGCTATGCAgctatgaaaaagaaaatctatgcCATGGGTGGAGGATCATATGGAAAACTGTTTGAGTCTGTGGAGTGTTACGATCCGCGGACCCAGCAGTGGACTGCCATTTGTCCACTGAAAGAGAGGAGGTGAGGCGAGTGTGTGCCTGTCAGTGTGCTACTGTTGATGTATCTGAAGCCTCCGAGTATGGCGTCTCGGAAAACAGAAGGCCCATATGCACGTATAACATGGCATTGCAGTCACAACAAGAAGTAaagactggggaggtggctcagtgttcAAGTGTGTGGTGTGCTGCCCAAGTGtggggacccgagttcagatccccagtaccggAGTAAATGTCAGGCAGTCCCcacactggaaaggcagaggcaagggttCCTGAAAAAGCTGGCTAGCTGGACTAGCCCTATTGGCAAACTGTGGGTTCAATTGAGAGGCCTTGCCTTAATGAATAAGGAATCCAAGAATGACTACAGACGTCAGCCTTG is a genomic window of Peromyscus maniculatus bairdii isolate BWxNUB_F1_BW_parent chromosome 5, HU_Pman_BW_mat_3.1, whole genome shotgun sequence containing:
- the Gan gene encoding gigaxonin isoform X2, whose amino-acid sequence is MRKVHMKDVMSALWVSGLDSSYLREQMLNEPLVREIVKECSNIPLSQPQQGEAMLASFKPRGYSECIVTIGGEERVSRKPTAAMRCMCPLYDPNRQLWIELAPLSMPRINHGVLSAEGFLFVLGGQDENKQTLSSGEKYDPDANTWTALPPMNEARHNFGIVEIDGMLYILGGEDGDRELISMECYDIYSKTWTKQPDLTMVRKIGCYAAMKKKIYAMGGGSYGKLFESVECYDPRTQQWTAICPLKERRFGAVACGVAMELYVFGGVRSREDIQGSEMVTCKSEFYHDEFKRWIYLNDQNLCIPASSSFVYGAVPIGASIYVIGDLDTGTNYDYVREFKRSTGTWHHTKPLLPSDLRRTGCAALRIANCKLFRLQLQQGLFRIRVHSP